In the genome of Chelmon rostratus isolate fCheRos1 chromosome 12, fCheRos1.pri, whole genome shotgun sequence, the window gagagtgaaaataaagcaattaaaaaacaGCGCCCACCTGGCCTGGAGTAGATTAGGATGTCATCAAGATACACAAGATACAAGACTGCACAGATAAGCCACacccaagtgtgtgtgtgtgtgagtgtgtgtgtgtgtgtgtgtgtgtgtgtgagtttgccTATAAAAGAGCAACAGACTAAACTGAAGCAGAGCTCAGCCTTCCTCCCTGACTAGAGACAAACTGAACGGTAAGTTGCTGAACAGCCGTTCTTTTTCtatgtttcactgtttattcaagattcaagatttgagattcaagatttctttattgtcattgagcatgacatgtcaatgaaattttcattgcaacccccatgttagaaacaagataatacgAAAGataaagattagaaagaataaaaatagaTTAGAAagataaatacaataaaataaaccaacatgcaaacaaaatattcataaatgcaattaaaaatataccagaatgaaaatatactaaggcatTTATGTGTTAGTGATTGTATGAGCTTCATCAAATCAGCTTTTTGCATCCTGTCCTATGTAGCTGACCGTGTCTAAGAAAAGGCATCCTTTATTTATTGTGGCTTCAACAGAACTTTAATAAGGACAAactcagtatcaacatttttaagAGTTTCCTTTCTGGTACGTTTCAGGTTAGGTGGTTGATACGTGGTCGGACCGGTTCCCTGCAGTGAGGTTAATGCACAGCAGAGAGGTTGACATCTTTGGGAATCTCACAGATCACAGAATTGATTTATCAAAAGggaactactactactactacttcattaccaaatcattcatttatgtttctagtccactgacatgcagtatCAAAAATAATTGGCAACTACGTCTTGTTACCGTCTGACCATAAGGGCACGGTTTCCACAGAGGATGGGTGAGACGTCCTCCTCACTTTTCAAAATATAATTCCGTACTAGtcacttttaaaatgtcatgttcgttaaaatgaaaatggtgaTACAGCCACTTAATTTGCCTTCAGTTCTAACCCTGCACGTACATCCTGGATGTAATGAAGGTGTAAATGGCAGATGCAGTGAGgtaaaaagtagaaatacaatttaaaaactGTACCGACACCAACAAGCTTTTTATCGCCCTGGTATTATTTTTGATCACTAAATATGACTAAAAGTTGGACTAACAGAATAACTAAACCATAAAAAGTGACTTGTGCTTCTTTTATTTTAGGAATTTGgagaacaagctgtaaatgtGTTGACGTATCCTGAGAACAGCCAGCAgaggtttgttgtgtttcattttccttttgcttctgtttctttgtatttCGTCTGAAAAGTTTCAGGAGACTCACGGTCATCATGCATCCAGTTCATTTAGATTCAGACGCAACAAttgaaatgatgtgaaaaaaaaaagataaaatgtaTTGCATTACAATTTTAATTCCACTATTAACTGTAAAAAAGTGAAAACCTCCTGAACATTCCCACCCATCCCAAAATAATGTGCCGCAGATTACACTTACGTCCAGCAGACTTCTGTGatgacttgtgttgtaaagcacacTGAGTGGGTGATGAGACCAGAATAAAGACCGTTTACAGCTATCAGACAGACACTTAGTGGAGAACCTTTTGCCTAATTGTGTGTAGTCTAGTAATAGGAATTCAAAAGTTCTGAAATGATGATCTGATAAAAGAGGATTCTGAGGAAAGACtattaaatgtttgattttaaagcCATATgccacatttttcacattaatatTGCATCTTGACAAACTCTGAATtaaatttgtacatttcatCTTTTACAGATTTGTCTTCGGACTAGACTAGAATTAGTCTACCTCTTCAGAAGACTGGTCCTGGTGTCATCCCCTTGTTTTTCAAGTACTAAATTTACAACCTGCAGGCTAAGATGGCTTTCCTTTTTAAGGGACGCCCAAAGCGGCTTGCTGAAGATATTAAAGCAAAAAGCAAACTGCTGATATCCCACACAGGTCATCTCCCTCTGTATAAAATTCccttgaaagaagaaaaaatgaatatcGCAGAGTGCAAGCGTTTCAGTTTTGGCCGTGAGTCCAGCAAACAGAATCGCACCATAATGGTTCTTGGAGCAACTGGGGCTGGGAAGTCAACTCTCATCAATGGGATGATCAACTACATTCTGGGTGTCGAATGGAAGGATTCATTTCGGTTTAAGTTAGTTCACGAGGATCCATCAAAATCACAAGCTGAGAGCCAGACCTCTGAAGTCACAGTGTACAAAATCAACCACCAGGAGGGGTTTAAAATCCCCTTCTCTCTCACCATTGTGGACACACCAGGGTTTGGAGATACTGGAGgtataaaaaaagacaagaagatCACAGAACAGCTGCGTGAGCTCTTCTCTGCTCAGTGTGGGGTCAGTGAGATTGacgctgtgtgttttgtagctCAGGCTGCTTTAGCTCGactcacagcaacacagaaataTGTGTTTGATTCTGTGCTCTCAATCTTTGGCAAAGATGTGGCAGAAAACATCAGGGTTCTGGTGACATTTGCAGACAACCAGCGCCCTCCAGTTCTAGAGGCAATCAATGCTTCAGGTGTGCCATGTCCCAAAACACCAAAAGGGGAGCCACTTCACTTCAAATTCAACAATTCAGCTTTGTTTGCACTCAACAGAtctcctgcagcagaaaacatgagtgaggatgatgaagatgaaggctTTGATGAGATGTTTTGGGACATGGGGACAAAAAGCACGAAGAGGTTCTTTGTTGCTTTGAATGCCATAAACACCAAAAGCTTGACATTGACGAAAGAGGTCCTCAGAGAAAGACGGCAGCTCGAGGTTTCAGTTGAAGCTTTGCAGAAGCAGGTTAAACTTGGGTTAGCTAAGCTTGAGGAGATAAAAGAGACagctgaaaaagtgaaaaaatacaaGGCAGAGATCGACAGAAATGAGAACTTTGAGTTTGAAGTTAGCGTTAAAAAGCCTGTTCAAATAGACATTTCTGGAACTGGAACTTTCATCACCAACTGTCAGCAGTGTCATTTCACCTGTCATGATGATTGTGCCTATTCAAATGATGACGATAAAATACACTGTTGTGCAATGGGATCAGATGGATACTGTAAAAACTGTCCAGGCAAATGTCATTGGAGAGTACATCATAATCAGAAGTACAGATGGGATTATCAGGAAGTTAAAGAAAAACGAACAAtaaaagagctgaaagaaaagtACGATGAAGCCAAAGAGGGTAAGATGTCTGTCGAGAGAGTGATTGAGAAACTGTGGGATGATTATCGTCATATGCAGGGTGAGGTGGAGACCCTGATCCAGAAGTCTGCTCAGTGTTTAAACAGACTTAAAGAGATAGCACTGAAGCCGGATCCCCTCTCCACTCCAGAGTACATTGACCTGATGATTGAGGGAGAGAAGCAAGAGGCCAAGTCAGGCTGGAAGGAACGAGTTCAGTCGCTGATGGACATGAAAGGGAAAGCAGAGTGCATGGCTAGAGtaggcagaggagagaaactCCTCCAGAGTCCACCTACTGACTTCTAGCATAGGACTTTAGGCCAgacaaagaacaaaaccaacCTGGACAGCAGTGAGACCGGTGCCAGAAACCAAGACTAGAACAAGATCGACAGACATCAGTGAAAACCAGGACGACATCGAGGCGGATGCTATTCAAGACCAAACCAGATCAAAACTAAGGCAGACCAAGACGAGGCAGAGACTGATGCCGACCAAGACAAGACCGACCACAAGTCTGATACAGACCAAGCTGAGGCTGAGATGGATGGCCATGTATTACTGTATATGTATTCTACATTGACACTTGCAGTTATTATATTGATATCATGACAagtttacattttgtgtttctgaattaCACCAAAGTAAAACTAAAGCAAATACGTGATGATTTGAACAGCTGCGACCAGCTAACAATGTTCAGTAGCAGCTGTCTCTGCGCAGAGCTACCAGTCGTTTTTGTTAACGT includes:
- the si:ch73-170d6.2 gene encoding uncharacterized protein si:ch73-170d6.2 — translated: MAFLFKGRPKRLAEDIKAKSKLLISHTGHLPLYKIPLKEEKMNIAECKRFSFGRESSKQNRTIMVLGATGAGKSTLINGMINYILGVEWKDSFRFKLVHEDPSKSQAESQTSEVTVYKINHQEGFKIPFSLTIVDTPGFGDTGGIKKDKKITEQLRELFSAQCGVSEIDAVCFVAQAALARLTATQKYVFDSVLSIFGKDVAENIRVLVTFADNQRPPVLEAINASGVPCPKTPKGEPLHFKFNNSALFALNRSPAAENMSEDDEDEGFDEMFWDMGTKSTKRFFVALNAINTKSLTLTKEVLRERRQLEVSVEALQKQVKLGLAKLEEIKETAEKVKKYKAEIDRNENFEFEVSVKKPVQIDISGTGTFITNCQQCHFTCHDDCAYSNDDDKIHCCAMGSDGYCKNCPGKCHWRVHHNQKYRWDYQEVKEKRTIKELKEKYDEAKEGKMSVERVIEKLWDDYRHMQGEVETLIQKSAQCLNRLKEIALKPDPLSTPEYIDLMIEGEKQEAKSGWKERVQSLMDMKGKAECMARVGRGEKLLQSPPTDF